One window of Elusimicrobiota bacterium genomic DNA carries:
- a CDS encoding radical SAM protein, whose translation MKLALIQPPVWGITDPPLGLAQLAGCCRAAGCETSVFDLNILLWKERLQKYESLWLWEQFQFWNQPGFVAAFFKENEASVGRHIEAILKTDATVIGISVASGSHLAALELARRLKAADPKRKLILGGPYFYFGDKIAETIAEPCVDMVVRGAADVLLPEVLKRFDRTGELGPAPGAWVKREGTPVSGGEPEPVRDLDSVPFADFSGFPMELYGDPERIPIAASRGCVWQCRFCSAHAFWPGYARMGGDRIFAEVMHHKRTFPERCHVEFYDITANGDVKALHRFSQLVIKAVAEDRQKNFIGWKINAVLRPEMTPEVLKDLRAANCHDIIYGVESGSARVLKAMNKNYSPETAERVLKDTHDAGIVTVGNFMFGFPGETEEDFQMTLDFLRRNRPSLDRVYASATFTSLEAHSYLLEHQAELGVRELPPGQVHNLYWESQDGSNTYPVRLERYKRFRSLAIALGLDAYKGVQGALEQDHLSNLAQYHHFKGQPLSALEDYSGYLELDLYHEPTLEHLRRYLPHLENLRLAARALAKADRAAAGRTHAAPAQAWEAVQRRMDAGQTWDEFLAGAPQPLERFLFRAAVFLHAMSGESTRVEWGSGRFELFWARERVSDLKALQILAERLRAAVRLAKAETERGESAAPAPVCAR comes from the coding sequence ATGAAGCTCGCCTTGATCCAGCCGCCGGTCTGGGGCATCACGGACCCGCCTCTGGGCCTGGCCCAGCTCGCGGGCTGCTGCCGCGCGGCCGGCTGCGAGACCTCGGTCTTCGACCTCAACATCCTGCTCTGGAAGGAGCGCCTTCAGAAGTACGAGAGCCTCTGGCTCTGGGAGCAGTTCCAGTTCTGGAACCAGCCCGGCTTCGTGGCCGCCTTCTTCAAGGAAAACGAGGCATCGGTGGGCCGGCACATCGAGGCCATTCTCAAGACTGATGCGACGGTCATCGGCATCTCCGTGGCCAGCGGCTCGCACTTGGCGGCCCTGGAGCTGGCGCGGCGACTCAAGGCCGCCGACCCCAAGCGCAAGCTCATCCTCGGCGGCCCCTATTTCTACTTCGGCGACAAGATCGCCGAGACGATAGCCGAGCCCTGCGTGGACATGGTGGTGCGCGGCGCCGCCGACGTGCTCCTCCCCGAGGTCCTCAAGCGCTTCGACCGCACGGGCGAGCTGGGGCCGGCCCCGGGCGCCTGGGTCAAGCGCGAAGGCACGCCGGTCTCGGGCGGCGAGCCCGAGCCGGTGCGCGACCTCGACTCCGTGCCGTTCGCGGATTTCTCGGGCTTCCCCATGGAGCTCTACGGCGACCCGGAGCGCATCCCCATCGCGGCCAGCCGGGGCTGCGTCTGGCAGTGCCGCTTCTGCAGCGCGCACGCCTTCTGGCCGGGCTACGCGCGCATGGGCGGAGACCGCATCTTCGCCGAGGTCATGCACCACAAGCGGACGTTCCCGGAGCGCTGCCACGTCGAGTTCTACGACATCACGGCCAACGGCGACGTGAAGGCCTTACACCGCTTCAGCCAGCTGGTCATCAAGGCGGTCGCGGAGGACCGGCAGAAGAACTTCATCGGCTGGAAGATCAACGCGGTCCTGCGGCCGGAGATGACGCCGGAGGTCCTCAAGGACCTGCGCGCGGCCAACTGCCACGACATCATCTACGGCGTGGAAAGCGGCTCCGCGCGCGTGCTCAAGGCGATGAACAAGAATTATTCTCCAGAAACGGCCGAGCGGGTGCTCAAGGACACGCACGACGCGGGCATCGTCACCGTGGGCAACTTCATGTTCGGCTTCCCGGGCGAGACGGAAGAGGACTTCCAGATGACTTTGGATTTCCTGCGCCGGAACCGGCCCTCGCTGGACCGGGTCTACGCGAGCGCGACATTCACGAGCCTGGAGGCGCACAGCTACCTGCTCGAGCACCAAGCCGAACTGGGCGTGCGCGAGCTTCCGCCCGGCCAGGTGCACAACCTGTACTGGGAGTCCCAGGACGGCAGCAACACCTACCCGGTGCGCCTGGAACGCTACAAGAGATTCCGCTCCTTGGCCATCGCCCTGGGCCTCGACGCCTACAAGGGCGTGCAGGGCGCCTTGGAGCAGGACCACCTGTCGAACCTAGCCCAATACCATCATTTCAAGGGCCAGCCTCTCTCCGCCTTGGAGGACTACTCCGGCTACCTGGAGCTGGACCTCTACCACGAGCCGACTTTGGAGCATCTGCGCCGCTACCTTCCGCACCTGGAGAACCTGCGCCTCGCGGCCCGGGCTTTGGCCAAGGCGGATCGGGCCGCGGCCGGGCGGACCCATGCGGCGCCGGCACAGGCCTGGGAGGCCGTGCAACGCCGCATGGACGCGGGTCAGACCTGGGACGAGTTCCTGGCCGGCGCGCCGCAGCCGCTGGAGCGCTTCCTCTTCCGGGCCGCGGTCTTCCTGCACGCCATGTCCGGCGAGAGCACCCGCGTCGAGTGGGGCTCCGGCCGTTTCGAGCTGTTCTGGGCCCGCGAACGGGTCTCGGACCTGAAGGCTTTGCAGATCCTGGCCGAGCGCCTGCGCGCGGCCGTGCGGCTGGCCAAAGCCGAGACCGAACGCGGCGAGTCGGCGGCGCCGGCTCCGGTGTGCGCGAGATGA
- a CDS encoding radical SAM protein: MGTTAISPKRGRRRLWIEQVQKENVGLNQKEFEDGRVILASTPQTVFLQIHAPCNADCVFCSKGFGQDLFRLDEWLARFGRSLTPVLQRAAKLILTGSGEVLGLREAPAILRHFNGEFPHVDKYIATNASHLTPQMCELITGSESRYTLQLSLHAPDKSTHELVMRYRAYDRVVENIERLMEMRRASGRVQVHFMFVMTSLNAERLPDFVRWAKTMGADKVLAGYFYIYEAEQKPLSLYFKQELANRVIDEARRVAGELGMPIELPHKFGQKDEARPPARCSEPWHQVMISPDGSILPCDLYGSFRESLAEKSFAEIWNGATYRAIRRELRAGGGCLQDCQRHNPVAVDEWSAHVIHRNKDEAQVLREP; the protein is encoded by the coding sequence ATGGGGACCACCGCCATATCTCCGAAGAGAGGCCGCCGGAGGCTCTGGATCGAGCAGGTCCAGAAAGAGAACGTGGGCTTGAACCAGAAGGAGTTCGAGGATGGCCGGGTCATCCTGGCCAGCACGCCCCAGACCGTGTTCCTGCAGATCCACGCGCCCTGCAACGCGGACTGCGTGTTCTGCTCCAAGGGCTTCGGCCAGGACCTCTTCCGCCTCGACGAGTGGCTGGCCCGCTTCGGCCGGAGCCTGACGCCGGTGCTGCAGCGCGCGGCCAAGCTCATCCTGACCGGCTCCGGCGAGGTGCTGGGCCTGCGGGAAGCGCCGGCCATCCTGCGGCATTTCAACGGCGAGTTCCCGCACGTGGACAAGTACATCGCCACCAACGCCTCGCACCTGACGCCGCAGATGTGCGAGCTCATCACCGGTTCGGAGAGCCGCTACACCCTGCAGCTGTCTCTGCACGCTCCGGACAAGAGCACCCACGAGCTGGTGATGCGCTATCGCGCCTACGACCGCGTGGTGGAGAACATCGAGCGGCTCATGGAGATGCGCCGGGCCTCAGGCCGGGTCCAGGTCCACTTCATGTTCGTCATGACCAGCCTCAACGCGGAGAGGCTCCCGGATTTCGTGCGCTGGGCCAAGACGATGGGCGCTGACAAGGTGCTGGCCGGCTACTTCTACATCTACGAGGCGGAGCAGAAGCCGCTCTCCCTCTATTTCAAGCAGGAACTGGCCAACCGGGTCATCGACGAGGCCCGGCGGGTGGCCGGGGAGCTCGGCATGCCCATCGAGCTGCCCCACAAGTTCGGCCAGAAGGACGAGGCCCGGCCCCCAGCGCGCTGCAGCGAGCCTTGGCACCAGGTCATGATCAGCCCGGACGGCAGCATCCTGCCCTGCGACCTCTACGGCTCGTTCCGCGAGTCCCTGGCGGAGAAGAGCTTCGCTGAGATATGGAACGGCGCCACCTACCGGGCCATACGCCGGGAGCTGCGCGCCGGCGGCGGCTGCCTCCAGGACTGCCAGCGGCACAACCCGGTCGCGGTGGATGAATGGTCCGCGCACGTGATCCATCGGAACAAAGACGAGGCCCAGGTCCTGCGCGAGCCATGA
- a CDS encoding radical SAM protein, with translation MNPEIRITWNMHWRCNYRCAYCFFAGRWEEYGRRFIAKSTAEWLACWRRILDRYGRAAVNITGGEPFVFPDFVALVCGLSQLHWPVNISTNASILLDEFIAAADPKKVSVSVSFHPEYHQIALFLERLKKLRAAGFAGCNNFVAFPPHLQDLPSLVARFQEIGESLKVIPFIGSCQGLTYPAAYTAEQKELLGMSEDWVDNKRRKGRPCPAGHRSALLLPDGNVARCGQIGDRHIIGNIFAPGFDLLPQPAPCDVELCPCDEWKVIPDEKSPKSAGAWLP, from the coding sequence ATGAACCCCGAGATCCGCATCACCTGGAACATGCACTGGCGGTGCAACTACCGCTGCGCGTACTGCTTCTTCGCGGGCCGCTGGGAGGAGTACGGCCGCCGCTTCATAGCGAAGTCCACGGCCGAGTGGCTGGCCTGCTGGCGCCGCATCCTGGACCGATATGGCCGCGCCGCCGTCAACATCACCGGCGGCGAGCCCTTCGTCTTCCCCGATTTCGTCGCTCTGGTCTGCGGTCTCTCCCAGCTCCATTGGCCCGTCAACATCTCCACCAACGCCTCCATCCTCTTAGACGAGTTCATCGCGGCCGCCGACCCGAAGAAGGTCTCGGTCTCGGTCAGTTTCCACCCCGAGTACCACCAGATCGCGCTCTTCCTCGAACGCCTCAAGAAACTGCGCGCCGCGGGCTTCGCCGGCTGCAACAACTTCGTGGCCTTTCCCCCCCATCTCCAGGACCTCCCCAGCCTAGTGGCCCGGTTCCAGGAGATCGGTGAGAGCCTCAAGGTCATTCCCTTCATCGGTAGTTGCCAAGGCCTGACCTATCCGGCCGCCTACACCGCGGAGCAGAAGGAGCTCCTGGGCATGAGCGAGGACTGGGTGGATAACAAGCGCCGCAAAGGACGCCCTTGTCCGGCCGGCCACCGCTCCGCTTTGCTCCTGCCCGACGGCAATGTGGCCCGCTGCGGCCAGATCGGCGACCGCCACATCATCGGGAATATCTTCGCCCCCGGTTTCGACCTGCTCCCGCAGCCCGCGCCTTGCGACGTGGAGCTCTGCCCCTGCGACGAATGGAAGGTCATCCCGGACGAGAAATCCCCCAAGAGCGCCGGAGCCTGGCTGCCATGA
- a CDS encoding radical SAM protein, with the protein MSPLYPRRAPPYKVHWNWEISLACNYRCSYCGAHKEDAPSLVLELPEWRRIWTGIFDKYGCCQVRFAGGEPTLYPGFPALVSMLLERHTVDITTNLSFDVDEWIAKVPAQGIAISGSFHPESMKAEEFLRRLLSLREHGNRLVSACMVGYPPHLRQLESARLLFERQGVLFKIIPFSGEYQGRRYPQAYTAEEKALLQAQIADSRDSLGKAINRQWQDFAQAPDCDKDRKDLKGRLCHMGELYAKILPDGTVLRCCHPDVTVLGRITDPDLRLYDGPQPCTAAVCACWKAMVAGRYEDQVDRLWQSPEHPRRAAAP; encoded by the coding sequence ATGAGCCCGCTCTACCCGCGCCGAGCCCCCCCCTACAAGGTCCACTGGAACTGGGAGATCTCTTTGGCCTGCAACTACCGCTGCTCCTACTGCGGCGCGCACAAAGAGGACGCGCCCAGCCTCGTCCTCGAGCTCCCGGAGTGGCGGCGTATATGGACCGGAATCTTCGACAAGTACGGCTGCTGCCAGGTGCGCTTCGCCGGAGGCGAGCCCACGCTCTATCCCGGGTTCCCCGCGCTGGTGAGCATGCTCCTGGAGCGGCACACGGTGGACATCACCACCAACCTCAGCTTCGACGTGGACGAGTGGATAGCCAAGGTCCCGGCCCAGGGCATCGCCATCTCCGGGAGCTTCCACCCCGAATCCATGAAGGCCGAGGAGTTCCTGCGCCGCCTATTGTCCTTGCGCGAGCACGGCAACCGCCTGGTCTCGGCCTGCATGGTGGGCTATCCCCCGCACCTGCGCCAACTGGAAAGCGCGCGTCTTTTGTTCGAGCGCCAGGGCGTCCTCTTCAAGATCATCCCCTTCAGCGGCGAATACCAGGGCCGCCGTTATCCGCAAGCCTACACGGCCGAGGAGAAAGCCTTGCTCCAGGCGCAGATCGCGGACAGCCGGGACTCCTTGGGCAAGGCCATCAACCGGCAGTGGCAGGACTTCGCCCAGGCCCCGGACTGCGACAAGGACCGCAAGGACCTCAAAGGCCGGCTCTGCCACATGGGCGAGCTCTACGCCAAGATCCTGCCCGACGGCACGGTGCTGCGCTGCTGCCATCCCGACGTGACCGTGCTGGGCCGCATCACGGACCCGGACCTCAGGCTCTACGACGGGCCCCAGCCCTGCACCGCCGCGGTCTGCGCCTGCTGGAAGGCCATGGTCGCAGGCCGATACGAAGACCAGGTGGACCGGCTCTGGCAGTCGCCGGAGCATCCCAGGCGCGCCGCCGCGCCATGA
- a CDS encoding radical SAM protein, whose product MKEAPAAAPLPRQEKPNRARDLLAKLCPHADWAVVETLWERKLYRKLANYLWVEFLLARGSTRLWGGRPYWLTLDPSNLCQLHCPFCPTGANRGVRDKAVMPWERFEEVMAALGPCLIHMDIMNWGESLLNKRLPDMIALAKRHDIEVKLDANFNDVSEDAIAALILSGLDVLSLSVDGLSPETYGRYRAGGDFEKVLRNLRCLVQKRAELKRKNPWIIWQFLVFRHNEHEAGRVEEFARGCGADQASLVAPYLPNERGYLWEWMSRDARYQLYPLPAEAPPEEELDRARRNAHVKPGAPAVVLHVQRFQPRQLRRASYLLDLLRRSPQDLGFALGRAARILALPADVGAAPAPDAAPGSRRLCKWPWAGLAINPNGSVSPCCSVEDQSDDFGAFTRRGWSSLWNGSRYRAARRHVRRFAGGRAEVQSGSDHVCERCRSIGNADFKFPPHGSYGRGPARPAQERP is encoded by the coding sequence TTGAAGGAAGCTCCCGCAGCGGCGCCGTTGCCGCGGCAAGAGAAGCCCAACCGCGCGCGCGACCTGTTGGCCAAGCTCTGCCCGCACGCGGACTGGGCCGTGGTGGAAACGCTCTGGGAGCGCAAGCTCTATCGCAAGCTGGCCAACTACCTTTGGGTGGAGTTCCTGCTCGCTCGCGGCAGCACGCGGCTCTGGGGCGGCCGGCCGTATTGGCTGACCTTGGACCCATCGAACCTCTGCCAGCTGCACTGCCCCTTCTGCCCGACCGGAGCCAACCGCGGGGTGCGCGACAAGGCCGTCATGCCCTGGGAGCGCTTCGAGGAGGTCATGGCCGCGCTCGGGCCCTGCCTCATCCACATGGACATCATGAACTGGGGCGAGTCCTTGCTCAACAAGCGCCTGCCGGACATGATCGCCCTGGCCAAGCGCCACGACATAGAGGTCAAGCTCGACGCCAATTTCAACGACGTCTCCGAGGATGCCATCGCAGCGCTCATCCTCTCCGGCTTGGACGTGCTGAGCCTCTCCGTAGACGGGCTCTCGCCGGAGACTTACGGCCGCTACCGGGCCGGCGGGGACTTCGAGAAGGTCCTGCGCAACCTGCGCTGCCTGGTCCAGAAGCGCGCCGAGCTCAAGCGCAAGAACCCCTGGATCATCTGGCAGTTCCTGGTCTTCCGGCACAACGAGCACGAGGCCGGCCGCGTGGAGGAGTTCGCGCGCGGCTGCGGCGCGGACCAGGCGAGCCTGGTCGCGCCCTACCTGCCCAACGAGCGGGGCTATCTCTGGGAGTGGATGTCGCGCGACGCGCGCTATCAGCTCTATCCCTTGCCCGCCGAGGCGCCTCCGGAAGAGGAGCTGGACCGGGCGCGCCGCAACGCCCATGTGAAGCCCGGCGCTCCGGCGGTCGTGCTCCATGTCCAGCGCTTCCAGCCCCGGCAGCTGCGCCGTGCCTCCTATCTGCTCGACCTCCTGCGCCGCAGCCCCCAGGACCTCGGCTTCGCGCTCGGGCGGGCGGCGCGCATCCTGGCCCTGCCTGCCGACGTCGGCGCGGCCCCGGCGCCGGACGCCGCGCCAGGCTCCCGCCGCCTGTGCAAGTGGCCTTGGGCGGGACTCGCCATCAACCCCAACGGCTCCGTGTCTCCCTGCTGCAGCGTGGAAGACCAATCGGACGATTTCGGCGCGTTCACGCGCAGGGGCTGGAGCTCTCTGTGGAACGGCTCCCGCTACCGCGCGGCTCGGCGCCACGTGCGCCGCTTCGCCGGCGGCAGGGCCGAGGTGCAGAGCGGCTCGGACCACGTCTGCGAGCGCTGCCGCTCCATCGGCAATGCCGACTTCAAGTTCCCCCCCCACGGGAGCTACGGCCGCGGCCCGGCTCGGCCGGCTCAGGAGAGGCCATGA
- a CDS encoding SGNH/GDSL hydrolase family protein, translating to MKTRARPVFFILVPLAAAAAGLWLALLTGEAYCRLRGLCALQSFRSPDYPSNSLFIPSDFLPFDLAPNLPGFTNSLGMRDKERVIKKAPGVFRIITLGDSITMYGHYTDFLEDILAHRLGLKAEVWNCSIGGHGIADYYHNLERRVIHYHPDMILIGFCLNDLQLTPVIFRGVDGKMHCYRPMRLLKGHLDNWLYCRSSLYRLFLTGLEARRQRKAELYPDEVGRFYLHAIQELCRKHKLPLLTMIFPYFRFHSEEVPEYQTLKRVVAGSGADCIDLHEVFPRAERLRYLPPKAADDIHPNDAAHRIVAEVLARHLLKSGLLPAPDPGPTAAGTPSR from the coding sequence ATGAAGACCCGCGCCCGCCCGGTCTTCTTCATACTCGTGCCCTTGGCCGCCGCCGCGGCGGGGCTCTGGCTCGCCTTGCTGACCGGAGAGGCCTATTGCCGGCTCCGGGGTCTCTGCGCCCTGCAGTCCTTCCGCTCTCCGGATTACCCCAGCAACAGCCTGTTCATCCCCTCCGATTTCCTGCCCTTCGACCTCGCCCCGAACCTCCCCGGCTTCACCAATTCTCTCGGCATGCGGGACAAGGAACGCGTCATAAAGAAGGCGCCGGGGGTCTTCCGCATCATCACCTTGGGAGACTCCATCACCATGTACGGCCATTACACGGACTTCCTCGAGGACATACTCGCCCACCGCCTGGGCCTCAAGGCCGAGGTCTGGAACTGCTCCATCGGCGGGCACGGCATAGCGGACTACTATCACAATCTCGAGCGCCGGGTCATCCACTACCACCCGGACATGATCCTGATCGGCTTCTGCCTCAATGACCTCCAGCTCACGCCCGTCATCTTCCGGGGCGTGGACGGCAAGATGCACTGCTACCGTCCCATGCGCCTGCTCAAAGGCCATCTCGACAACTGGCTCTACTGCCGCTCCAGCCTCTACCGGCTGTTCCTGACCGGCCTGGAGGCGCGGCGCCAGCGGAAGGCGGAGCTCTACCCGGATGAAGTCGGCCGATTCTACCTTCATGCGATACAGGAGCTCTGCCGCAAGCACAAGCTCCCCCTGCTGACCATGATCTTCCCGTACTTCCGCTTCCATTCGGAAGAAGTCCCCGAGTACCAGACCTTGAAGCGGGTCGTGGCGGGATCAGGCGCGGACTGCATCGACCTGCATGAGGTCTTCCCACGGGCCGAGCGCCTGCGCTACCTGCCGCCCAAGGCGGCGGACGACATCCACCCCAACGACGCCGCGCACCGGATCGTGGCCGAAGTCCTGGCCCGGCATCTGCTCAAGAGCGGCCTGCTGCCGGCCCCGGACCCCGGGCCTACCGCGGCGGGAACGCCTTCAAGATGA